A genomic segment from Lentimicrobium sp. L6 encodes:
- the arfB gene encoding alternative ribosome rescue aminoacyl-tRNA hydrolase ArfB gives MHHYKYIPFGHLDTEIKFSFSRSSGPGGQSVNKLNTKAELRFSIRESELLLEEHKQIILEKLSRFINQEGEFILVSQASRSQLQNKEIAIEKFYELINKVLTPRKRRVKTRATKASKERRLQAKKQQGEKKSRRKWNG, from the coding sequence ATGCATCACTATAAATACATCCCCTTTGGACATTTAGATACAGAAATAAAATTCTCCTTTAGCAGAAGCAGTGGGCCTGGCGGACAAAGTGTAAATAAGCTGAATACTAAGGCCGAACTTCGGTTTTCTATTAGGGAATCAGAATTACTTTTAGAGGAGCATAAACAGATTATTCTGGAGAAACTTTCAAGATTTATCAACCAAGAAGGAGAATTTATTTTAGTTTCACAAGCCAGCAGGAGTCAGTTACAGAACAAGGAAATTGCGATAGAGAAGTTCTACGAGTTGATCAACAAAGTATTGACTCCTCGTAAAAGAAGAGTAAAAACCAGGGCCACCAAAGCCTCAAAGGAAAGGCGCTTACAAGCTAAAAAGCAACAAGGGGAAAAGAAATCTAGACGCAAATGGAATGGCTAA